The proteins below come from a single Chitinophaga pinensis DSM 2588 genomic window:
- a CDS encoding FKBP-type peptidyl-prolyl cis-trans isomerase has protein sequence MIRKALLLGVLGVATLPGYAQKKKKSKKDEAVPVAVAPAPLLQTKLDTISYAIGLEFGSMLKMQGLDSVKTEVLSKALTDAMNNGTPLITKEQGNMSVSDYLQQLKAEKMQKNKVAGEQFLAENKTKPGVVALPSGLQYQVITEGTGPKPGLNDKVKTHYHGTLIDGTVFDSSVERGQPISFPVSGVIKGWTEALQLMPVGSKWKLFIPSDLAYGERQAGPKIGPNSALVFEVELIAIEK, from the coding sequence ATGATCAGAAAAGCCCTATTACTTGGAGTTTTGGGCGTGGCTACCCTTCCGGGTTACGCGCAAAAGAAAAAGAAGTCTAAAAAAGACGAAGCGGTTCCGGTAGCAGTAGCGCCGGCTCCATTATTACAGACCAAACTGGATACGATCAGTTATGCGATTGGCCTGGAATTTGGCAGTATGTTGAAAATGCAGGGACTGGACAGCGTTAAAACAGAAGTACTGTCCAAAGCACTGACCGATGCCATGAATAACGGCACCCCTTTGATTACTAAAGAACAAGGCAATATGAGTGTAAGTGATTATTTACAACAGTTAAAAGCGGAAAAAATGCAGAAAAACAAAGTAGCCGGCGAACAGTTCCTGGCGGAAAATAAAACTAAACCAGGTGTGGTTGCGCTGCCAAGCGGCCTGCAATACCAGGTGATCACTGAAGGTACAGGTCCAAAACCTGGCCTCAATGACAAAGTAAAAACACACTACCACGGTACACTGATCGATGGTACTGTATTTGACAGCTCAGTAGAAAGAGGTCAGCCGATCTCCTTCCCTGTCAGCGGTGTTATCAAAGGCTGGACAGAAGCTTTACAGTTAATGCCTGTAGGTTCCAAATGGAAGCTGTTCATTCCTTCTGATCTGGCTTACGGTGAGCGTCAGGCAGGACCAAAAATCGGCCCTAACAGCGCGCTGGTATTCGAAGTAGAACTGATTGCTATTGAGAAATAG
- a CDS encoding chorismate synthase: MNSFGRLFRVNVFGESHGASVGVNIDGIPAGIPLTQEDFLPDLERRKAGAKGTTPRKEEDLPFIKSGVFNDHTTGAPITILFENNNTRSTDYEKLREFPRPGHADFVATHKYGGFEDYRGGGHFSGRLTLNLVAAGVIAKKILGPGISVKATLKEVAGLPDAEQGLEAAIAAKDSVGGIVECVVEGLPIGLGEPFFDSVESTIAHAVFSIPAIKGIEFGAGFAAARMKGVEHNDAILDASGKTATNHAGGVVGGITNGNPLVFRVAVKPTSSTPKEQHTLNIKSGEVENFSVKGRHDLCIALRVPVVLEAVAAMALADFMLLEQRSNRVFKN, encoded by the coding sequence ATGAACAGCTTTGGTAGATTATTCCGGGTGAATGTATTTGGCGAATCGCATGGCGCCAGCGTAGGTGTGAATATAGACGGCATTCCTGCCGGTATTCCGCTTACTCAGGAGGATTTCCTGCCTGATCTGGAAAGACGTAAAGCCGGTGCGAAAGGTACTACGCCCCGCAAGGAAGAGGACCTGCCTTTTATCAAGTCCGGCGTATTCAATGACCATACTACCGGTGCTCCCATCACAATATTATTCGAAAACAACAATACCCGCAGTACCGATTATGAGAAGCTCCGTGAGTTTCCTCGTCCCGGTCATGCGGACTTTGTAGCAACGCATAAATACGGTGGTTTTGAAGACTATCGCGGCGGTGGTCACTTCAGTGGCCGTCTGACCCTTAACCTGGTCGCAGCCGGCGTAATAGCCAAGAAAATACTGGGTCCTGGTATCTCTGTAAAAGCAACACTGAAAGAGGTAGCCGGATTGCCGGATGCAGAGCAGGGCCTGGAAGCTGCGATTGCAGCGAAAGACTCTGTAGGCGGTATTGTAGAATGCGTGGTAGAAGGATTGCCTATCGGTTTAGGAGAACCTTTCTTTGATTCTGTTGAATCCACTATCGCACATGCGGTATTCTCCATTCCCGCTATCAAGGGTATTGAATTTGGCGCTGGTTTCGCAGCTGCACGTATGAAGGGTGTTGAGCATAACGACGCCATTCTGGACGCCAGCGGTAAAACTGCCACCAATCATGCCGGCGGTGTAGTGGGTGGTATTACCAATGGTAATCCGCTGGTATTCCGCGTAGCGGTAAAGCCAACTTCCAGTACGCCGAAAGAGCAGCATACGCTGAATATCAAAAGTGGTGAAGTGGAAAACTTCAGCGTGAAAGGTCGTCATGACCTGTGTATTGCTTTGAGAGTACCTGTGGTACTGGAAGCGGTTGCTGCGATGGCGCTGGCAGATTTTATGTTATTGGAGCAGAGAAGCAACAGAGTATTTAAAAATTAG
- a CDS encoding prephenate dehydrogenase: MIATIVGTGLIGGSLAITLKEKGVANWIIGVDQSEANLVKAQELKIIDEGASLKDAMLRSKLIILAIPVDALLQILPTVMDHAGPEHVIMDVGSTKEKILQLVAGHPNRGRFVAAHPMAGTEYSGPEAAIKNLFTQKTMVLCDVKNSDEDALEVVENLVEKLQMRLVYMNGVEHDLHTAYVSHISHITSFALALTVLEKEKEQGRIFELASGGFESTVRLAKSSPDMWVPIFKHNRNNVLDVLDEHINQLQQMKQLLESEDYETFYKLIQKSNKIRKILK, encoded by the coding sequence ATGATCGCAACTATAGTAGGAACAGGATTAATCGGAGGTTCACTGGCTATTACCCTCAAAGAAAAGGGTGTAGCTAACTGGATCATAGGGGTAGACCAGAGCGAAGCAAACCTGGTAAAAGCACAGGAGCTGAAGATCATCGACGAAGGTGCATCCCTGAAAGATGCTATGCTGCGTTCAAAGCTGATCATACTGGCGATACCGGTTGATGCGCTGCTGCAGATATTACCAACTGTAATGGATCATGCAGGGCCAGAACATGTGATCATGGATGTAGGTTCTACAAAAGAAAAGATACTGCAACTCGTTGCCGGTCATCCCAACAGAGGACGCTTCGTAGCGGCTCACCCGATGGCCGGCACGGAGTACTCAGGTCCCGAAGCTGCTATCAAAAACCTTTTCACACAAAAGACCATGGTACTTTGCGATGTGAAAAACAGCGATGAAGATGCGCTGGAAGTAGTGGAAAACCTGGTAGAGAAATTACAGATGCGCCTTGTATACATGAACGGTGTAGAACATGATCTGCACACAGCCTATGTATCACACATCTCTCACATTACTTCTTTTGCCCTGGCATTAACAGTACTGGAGAAAGAGAAGGAACAAGGCCGCATTTTCGAACTGGCAAGCGGTGGTTTTGAATCTACCGTAAGGCTGGCAAAAAGCTCCCCGGATATGTGGGTGCCGATTTTCAAGCATAACCGCAACAACGTGCTGGATGTACTGGATGAACACATCAATCAGTTACAGCAAATGAAGCAGCTGCTGGAAAGTGAAGATTACGAAACCTTTTACAAACTGATCCAGAAATCAAATAAGATCAGGAAAATATTGAAATAG
- a CDS encoding chorismate mutase, with translation MEQILAKTKFSDPTSDKKPLIISGPCSAETEEQVLDTALRLAKTGKVDVLRAGIWKPRTRPGSFEGIGVTGLPWLQKAKELTGLPLAVEVATAKQVEEALAHNVDILWIGARTTVNPFSVQEVADALKGVDTTVLIKNPINPDLELWIGAVERVRNSGINKIGLIHRGFSSYGNTEYRNAPMWHLPIEMKRRMPELPIICDPSHIGGRRDILQEIAQEAVDLDYDGLMLESHIDPDKAWSDAKQQVTPERLAEILEGITWRHEHTNKKEFNSALDKLRGQINQIDDEILLLLGNRMKVAEKIGLYKKENNVTILQTNRWNEILERGIAKGEKLGLTKDFILKYFDAVHLESINRQNRVMNEDK, from the coding sequence ATGGAACAGATTCTCGCAAAAACAAAATTCTCCGATCCGACTTCAGATAAGAAGCCGCTGATCATTTCCGGTCCATGCAGTGCAGAAACCGAAGAACAAGTACTTGATACAGCCCTGAGACTGGCTAAGACCGGTAAAGTAGACGTACTGCGTGCTGGTATCTGGAAACCACGTACCCGTCCGGGATCTTTCGAAGGTATCGGCGTTACCGGTTTACCATGGTTACAGAAAGCAAAAGAACTGACTGGTCTTCCACTGGCGGTAGAAGTAGCTACTGCTAAACAGGTAGAAGAAGCACTGGCACACAACGTTGATATCCTGTGGATCGGCGCGCGTACCACTGTAAACCCATTCTCTGTACAGGAAGTTGCTGATGCGCTGAAAGGTGTGGATACAACTGTACTGATCAAGAACCCGATCAACCCGGACCTCGAACTGTGGATCGGTGCTGTAGAACGTGTACGTAACTCCGGCATCAACAAAATCGGTCTGATTCACCGCGGTTTCTCCAGCTACGGTAATACTGAATACCGTAATGCTCCGATGTGGCACCTGCCAATCGAGATGAAACGTCGTATGCCTGAACTGCCTATCATCTGTGACCCAAGCCACATCGGCGGTCGTCGCGACATCCTGCAGGAAATTGCACAGGAAGCTGTTGACCTGGATTACGATGGTCTGATGCTGGAATCTCACATCGATCCTGACAAAGCATGGAGCGATGCTAAACAGCAGGTTACTCCTGAAAGACTGGCAGAAATTTTGGAAGGTATCACCTGGCGCCATGAGCATACCAACAAGAAAGAATTCAACTCTGCACTGGATAAACTCCGTGGTCAGATCAACCAGATCGACGATGAAATACTGCTGCTGCTCGGCAACCGTATGAAAGTCGCTGAAAAGATCGGTCTGTACAAGAAAGAGAACAACGTAACCATCCTGCAGACGAACCGTTGGAATGAAATCCTGGAACGCGGTATTGCTAAAGGTGAGAAACTGGGTCTGACAAAAGATTTCATCCTGAAATACTTTGATGCAGTACACCTGGAATCCATCAACAGGCAGAACAGAGTGATGAACGAAGACAAATAG
- a CDS encoding pyridoxal phosphate-dependent aminotransferase — protein MNLQVAKRLQQTEEYYFSKKLREIDEMNKAGAKVINLGIGSPDLPPHPSVISALHEYAQKPDTHAYQGYKGIPALRKAMADWYQRFYGVSLDPEKEVLPLIGSKEGIMHICMTYLQEGDEALVPNPGYPTYRSAVNLSGATVVDYDLEEKNGWLPDLDALAKRDLSKVKLMWVNYPHMPTGARFNEAFAKKLIAFAQQHNILICHDNPYSFILNKQPQSLLQTPGAREVVLELNSLSKSSNMAGWRVGMLVGKQEWINEVLRFKSNMDSGMFQPLQMAAVKALELGPEWYAELNGIYEGRRKKVFELLELLNCTFDKDQVGLFVWAKIPAGAKDGFALTDAILHQAQVFITPGGIFGSNGNEYIRVSLCKDEKVFDEVLDRIKTKFKQ, from the coding sequence ATGAACTTACAGGTAGCAAAAAGGCTGCAGCAGACGGAAGAATATTACTTCTCCAAAAAGCTCAGGGAAATAGACGAGATGAATAAAGCAGGCGCTAAGGTGATTAACCTTGGTATCGGTAGCCCGGACCTGCCGCCGCATCCTTCCGTTATTTCCGCTCTGCATGAATATGCACAAAAGCCTGACACACACGCATACCAGGGCTATAAAGGTATCCCGGCACTTCGTAAAGCGATGGCCGACTGGTACCAACGCTTCTACGGCGTATCCCTGGATCCTGAGAAGGAAGTGCTGCCGCTGATCGGATCCAAAGAAGGTATCATGCACATCTGTATGACCTACCTGCAGGAAGGAGATGAAGCCCTGGTGCCTAATCCCGGTTACCCGACCTATCGCTCTGCTGTGAACCTGAGCGGCGCTACCGTAGTAGACTACGATCTGGAAGAAAAGAACGGATGGCTGCCTGATCTGGATGCACTGGCGAAAAGAGACCTGAGTAAAGTAAAACTGATGTGGGTGAACTATCCGCATATGCCAACAGGCGCCCGCTTCAATGAGGCATTTGCGAAAAAACTGATCGCATTCGCACAACAGCATAATATCTTAATTTGTCACGATAATCCATATAGCTTTATCCTGAACAAACAACCACAGAGTTTGCTGCAAACACCGGGTGCAAGAGAGGTGGTACTGGAACTGAACTCTCTCAGTAAATCATCCAATATGGCCGGCTGGCGCGTAGGTATGCTGGTAGGCAAACAGGAATGGATCAACGAGGTACTGCGTTTCAAAAGTAATATGGACTCCGGTATGTTCCAGCCCCTGCAAATGGCCGCTGTAAAAGCACTGGAGTTAGGTCCGGAATGGTACGCTGAACTCAATGGAATTTATGAAGGGCGGCGTAAGAAAGTGTTTGAACTGCTGGAACTGCTGAACTGCACTTTCGATAAAGACCAGGTAGGACTGTTCGTATGGGCAAAGATCCCTGCCGGTGCAAAAGACGGATTCGCACTGACAGACGCGATCCTCCACCAGGCACAGGTTTTTATCACACCAGGCGGTATCTTCGGTAGCAATGGCAATGAGTATATCAGGGTAAGTCTCTGTAAAGATGAGAAAGTGTTTGATGAAGTGCTGGATAGGATAAAAACAAAATTTAAGCAGTAA
- a CDS encoding CocE/NonD family hydrolase: MRKLLSLLVAALILHSSCVKAINQDSLWVRENYVKKEVYITMRDGVKLFTSIYMPKDKSEKHPILMSRTPYSCAPYGEDKYLPLWNSHFLSYLKQGYIFIQQDVRGRWMSEGTFVDVRPFNPDKKGKQDIDEASDTYDAIDWLVKNLENNNGNVGILGISYPGFYSTMAALSGHPALKAVSPQAPVTDWFLGDDFHHNGAFFITDAFAFYTSFGKPRPKPTTIGPSGFEYHNTDNYDFYLRTGAVKNFTRLMGDSIAFWKDLVAHPDLDNWWKARNVRQFLTSVKPAMLEVGGLFDAEDCFGAWNTYKAIEKQSTKTNNRVVMGPWYHGQWASKTNDGSSLGNVRFGSATSKWYQENIEEPFFNYYLRGIGTDSIAEATVFFTGENQWRKLAQWPLPAQTKPLYLQANGKLDFSKPLNADSFTEYVSDPAKPVPYTEDIHFDRTISYMTDDQRFASRRPDVATFETGVLTEDVTVAGPLLAKLVVSTSGTDADFVVKLIDVFPNDFRYETDAPSEHRRLPSHTYPMGGYQMLVRGEIMRGKYRNSFEKPEAFKPDTPTDVNFNIPDIAHTFKKGHKIMVQVQSSWFPLVDRNPQVFTNIYTCDDKDFRKADIRIYHDARHPSHIELPVIK; the protein is encoded by the coding sequence ATGAGAAAATTGCTATCGCTGCTTGTTGCAGCGCTGATTTTGCACAGTTCCTGTGTAAAAGCCATCAACCAGGACTCACTATGGGTACGTGAGAACTATGTCAAAAAAGAGGTATATATCACGATGCGTGACGGTGTAAAACTGTTCACTTCCATCTATATGCCAAAGGACAAATCGGAGAAACACCCGATTCTCATGTCCCGTACCCCTTACTCCTGTGCCCCTTACGGTGAAGACAAATACCTGCCGCTCTGGAACAGTCACTTTCTGTCTTACCTGAAACAGGGATATATATTCATTCAGCAGGACGTAAGAGGACGCTGGATGAGTGAAGGTACTTTCGTTGATGTACGCCCTTTTAATCCTGACAAAAAAGGTAAACAGGATATCGATGAAGCCAGCGATACCTATGATGCGATCGACTGGCTGGTAAAGAACCTGGAAAATAACAACGGTAATGTTGGTATCCTGGGGATCTCCTATCCTGGTTTCTACTCTACTATGGCAGCACTGAGCGGTCACCCGGCATTGAAGGCGGTAAGTCCGCAGGCGCCGGTAACCGACTGGTTCCTGGGAGATGATTTCCACCACAACGGTGCATTCTTCATCACAGACGCCTTTGCTTTTTATACCAGTTTCGGTAAACCAAGACCTAAGCCAACCACCATCGGCCCCAGCGGTTTTGAGTACCACAATACGGATAACTATGACTTCTACCTGCGCACTGGTGCAGTAAAGAACTTTACCAGACTGATGGGCGACAGTATTGCTTTCTGGAAAGACCTCGTTGCACATCCTGACCTGGACAACTGGTGGAAAGCACGTAATGTAAGACAGTTCCTGACCAGCGTAAAACCGGCCATGCTGGAAGTAGGCGGCCTGTTTGATGCGGAAGACTGTTTCGGCGCCTGGAATACCTATAAGGCCATCGAAAAGCAAAGTACCAAAACCAACAACCGTGTTGTCATGGGCCCATGGTACCATGGACAATGGGCATCCAAAACAAACGATGGTTCCTCCCTGGGTAACGTACGCTTTGGCAGCGCTACCTCTAAATGGTATCAGGAAAATATTGAAGAGCCTTTCTTCAATTACTACCTGAGAGGCATCGGTACAGACAGTATCGCAGAAGCCACTGTCTTCTTCACCGGCGAAAACCAGTGGCGTAAACTGGCGCAATGGCCGCTGCCAGCACAGACGAAACCATTGTACCTGCAGGCAAATGGTAAACTGGATTTCAGTAAACCACTGAATGCAGACAGCTTTACAGAATATGTCAGCGATCCGGCTAAACCGGTACCTTATACCGAAGACATCCACTTCGACCGCACGATCTCCTACATGACCGACGACCAGCGTTTTGCGTCCAGACGTCCGGATGTGGCGACTTTTGAAACAGGCGTACTGACAGAAGATGTAACGGTAGCAGGACCACTGCTGGCGAAACTGGTTGTGAGCACCAGTGGTACAGATGCTGACTTCGTTGTAAAACTGATCGACGTATTCCCGAATGATTTCAGGTATGAAACAGACGCTCCCAGCGAGCACCGCAGACTGCCATCCCATACTTATCCGATGGGCGGTTATCAGATGCTGGTACGTGGCGAGATCATGCGAGGAAAGTACCGTAACAGCTTCGAAAAACCGGAAGCATTCAAACCGGATACACCGACAGACGTCAACTTCAATATACCTGACATCGCGCATACCTTCAAAAAAGGACACAAGATCATGGTACAGGTACAGAGCAGCTGGTTCCCGCTGGTAGACAGAAATCCGCAGGTATTTACCAACATCTATACCTGTGACGATAAGGACTTCCGCAAGGCGGATATCCGTATTTACCACGACGCGCGGCATCCGTCTCATATAGAATTGCCGGTAATCAAATAG
- a CDS encoding prephenate dehydratase: protein MRIAIQGFEGCFHQIAAEAYYGKGIEIECCASFPELVKKVSKQKDADAGVMAIENSIAGSILPNYSLLKNSGLHVIGEVYLHIRQHLMVLPGQTLEDIREVHSHHMALLQCTEFLEKHPHMKLVETEDTALSAKHVAQKKLKSTAAIAGKLAADIYGLEIIAPNIHTIKNNYTRFLVISPNGVTPAPDANKASVYFQTSHERGSLAKVLTQVAQAGINLSKIQSFPMPAKEWNYYFHADFEFENLSHFEKSISKIQPLTEDLKVLGIYQKGNTH from the coding sequence ATGCGTATCGCGATCCAGGGTTTTGAAGGATGTTTTCATCAGATAGCAGCAGAGGCTTATTATGGTAAGGGAATAGAGATAGAATGTTGCGCATCCTTTCCGGAACTCGTTAAGAAAGTAAGTAAACAGAAAGATGCAGACGCTGGTGTGATGGCCATCGAAAACTCCATCGCCGGCAGCATTCTGCCAAACTATTCGCTGCTAAAAAACTCAGGTCTGCACGTAATCGGTGAGGTTTACCTGCATATCAGACAACACCTGATGGTGTTGCCGGGCCAAACCCTGGAAGATATACGCGAAGTACATTCACATCATATGGCGCTGCTCCAGTGTACAGAGTTCCTGGAAAAGCATCCGCATATGAAACTGGTGGAAACAGAAGATACTGCGCTCAGTGCCAAACACGTTGCGCAGAAGAAACTGAAAAGCACCGCAGCCATCGCCGGTAAACTGGCCGCTGATATATATGGTCTGGAAATCATCGCACCGAATATCCATACCATCAAAAACAACTATACCCGCTTCCTGGTTATTTCTCCCAACGGAGTAACACCAGCGCCGGATGCCAATAAAGCCTCCGTTTACTTCCAGACCTCTCACGAGCGCGGAAGTCTGGCAAAGGTGCTGACACAGGTCGCACAGGCAGGGATCAACCTGAGTAAAATACAGTCCTTCCCAATGCCTGCTAAAGAATGGAACTATTACTTCCACGCGGATTTCGAATTTGAGAACCTGAGCCACTTTGAAAAAAGCATCAGCAAAATTCAGCCGCTGACAGAAGATCTCAAGGTATTAGGTATCTATCAGAAGGGAAACACACATTAA
- the aroB gene encoding 3-dehydroquinate synthase: MRTLSYQFQHSNTKYYLGESLLQLGNYADPSRTVLVLDENVDELHGHKLPGWKKLVIPDGEEHKSGEVLDQIINGLIELEADRKTMLIGIGGGMTTDLTGYAASIYMRGMPVGFVPTTLLAQVDASIGGKNGINHGKHKNMLGTIRQPEFILFDYSLPLTMPAEEWHNGFAEIIKYACILDASLFNYLEENRDKAMQRDVAVLEYLVERSVELKTKVVLEDEFETGSRRWLNFGHTLGHAVEKIENIAHGKAVAIGMVAASKISEKLKGLPVEQTNRLIRLINDYQLPVTLTSNKEEVFNIFKLDKKREKDAIHFVLLEEIGKATTQPVPIAELKQLLDEL; encoded by the coding sequence ATGAGAACGTTATCTTACCAGTTCCAGCATAGTAATACGAAATATTATCTGGGAGAAAGCCTGCTACAGCTGGGCAATTATGCAGATCCTTCCCGTACCGTGCTGGTACTGGATGAAAATGTGGATGAACTCCACGGACATAAACTGCCAGGCTGGAAAAAGCTGGTGATCCCGGATGGAGAGGAACATAAAAGCGGAGAAGTCCTCGATCAGATCATCAACGGTCTGATTGAACTGGAGGCCGACCGTAAGACCATGCTGATCGGCATTGGCGGCGGCATGACCACCGATCTGACAGGATATGCAGCCAGCATTTACATGCGGGGTATGCCTGTTGGTTTTGTTCCTACTACCTTGCTGGCACAGGTGGATGCGTCCATTGGTGGCAAGAACGGTATCAACCATGGTAAACATAAGAACATGCTGGGTACGATCCGCCAGCCGGAGTTCATTCTGTTTGATTATTCACTGCCGCTGACAATGCCGGCAGAAGAATGGCACAATGGCTTCGCGGAGATCATCAAGTATGCCTGCATCCTCGATGCCAGCTTGTTCAACTACCTGGAAGAAAACCGTGATAAAGCCATGCAGCGCGATGTGGCTGTCCTGGAATACCTGGTAGAACGTTCTGTAGAACTGAAAACCAAAGTAGTACTGGAGGATGAATTTGAAACCGGCTCCCGCCGCTGGCTGAACTTCGGTCATACACTGGGACATGCGGTAGAAAAAATCGAAAACATTGCGCATGGGAAGGCTGTTGCTATTGGTATGGTAGCAGCATCCAAGATCTCAGAAAAATTGAAAGGATTGCCTGTTGAACAAACCAACAGGTTAATCCGTCTCATTAACGATTACCAGTTGCCGGTGACGCTTACCTCCAATAAAGAAGAAGTGTTCAACATCTTCAAACTGGATAAGAAGCGTGAGAAAGATGCGATTCACTTTGTGTTGCTCGAAGAGATAGGCAAGGCGACTACGCAGCCCGTGCCTATTGCAGAACTGAAGCAATTGCTGGATGAACTTTAA
- the aroA gene encoding 3-phosphoshikimate 1-carboxyvinyltransferase, producing MQVTISPGAISGTVTANPSKSAMQRAVAAALLSNGTSIIRNPGLSNDCLAALDVAGKLGAEIKRNEDHIEITSKGIHPVSEEINCGESGLGIRMFTPIAALSEKAITINGHGSLTVRPMDFFQEVLPQLDVKCSTREGRLPLNIQGPLQPKNITIDGSLSSQFLTGLLMAYGAAAEDVTITVKDLKSKPYIALTLQLMQQFGVQVKEEQYEQFHFGKRQSYKAGEYTVEGDWSGAAFLLVAAAVAGKAEVHHLNTQSAQSDKAILEALEKAGAGLLPGVFTVVVEKQQLQAFDFDATDCPDLFPPLVALAANCQGTTKIIGVNRLAHKESDRGKTLQEEFGKMGIAIDLHGDEMLVHGGTGIKGAVVSSHNDHRIAMACAVAALTADAPVIVEDAEAINKSYPEFYDHLEKLGGIVKKQGTASLTH from the coding sequence ATGCAAGTAACAATATCGCCCGGCGCTATCAGTGGTACAGTGACCGCCAATCCTTCCAAAAGTGCGATGCAACGTGCAGTTGCAGCCGCATTACTGAGCAATGGCACCAGCATTATCCGTAATCCCGGTCTGAGCAATGACTGCCTGGCAGCATTGGACGTAGCGGGAAAACTGGGTGCTGAGATTAAGCGTAATGAAGATCATATCGAAATAACAAGCAAAGGTATACATCCTGTATCCGAAGAGATCAACTGTGGTGAATCCGGTTTGGGTATCCGTATGTTCACTCCCATAGCAGCGCTTTCTGAAAAAGCCATTACCATTAATGGTCATGGTAGTCTGACGGTACGTCCGATGGACTTCTTCCAGGAAGTACTGCCTCAGCTGGATGTTAAATGCAGCACCCGGGAAGGCAGGCTGCCATTGAACATCCAGGGACCTTTGCAACCAAAGAATATTACGATCGACGGATCACTCAGTTCACAGTTCCTGACCGGTTTGCTGATGGCATACGGCGCTGCTGCAGAAGATGTGACCATCACCGTAAAAGATCTGAAAAGCAAACCTTACATCGCACTCACCCTGCAACTGATGCAGCAGTTTGGTGTACAGGTAAAAGAAGAGCAATACGAGCAATTCCACTTCGGTAAGCGTCAGTCTTACAAGGCAGGCGAATACACAGTAGAAGGTGACTGGAGCGGTGCTGCTTTCCTGCTGGTGGCTGCAGCTGTAGCTGGTAAAGCGGAAGTGCATCACCTGAATACACAATCCGCACAATCTGATAAAGCAATCCTGGAAGCACTGGAAAAAGCAGGCGCTGGTCTGCTGCCAGGCGTATTCACCGTGGTTGTGGAAAAACAGCAACTGCAGGCGTTTGATTTCGACGCAACTGATTGTCCTGATCTGTTCCCTCCGCTGGTAGCACTGGCTGCTAACTGCCAAGGCACAACGAAAATTATAGGTGTGAACAGACTCGCGCATAAAGAAAGCGATCGTGGTAAAACACTGCAGGAAGAATTCGGTAAAATGGGTATCGCAATTGACCTGCATGGCGATGAAATGCTGGTACATGGCGGCACCGGTATTAAAGGCGCGGTTGTAAGTTCCCACAATGACCACCGTATTGCAATGGCTTGCGCAGTAGCGGCTTTGACTGCTGATGCACCTGTTATCGTTGAAGATGCAGAAGCCATTAACAAATCATACCCTGAATTCTACGATCATCTGGAGAAGCTCGGCGGTATAGTAAAAAAGCAGGGTACAGCAAGCCTGACGCATTAA
- a CDS encoding MmcQ/YjbR family DNA-binding protein produces the protein MNIEQFREYCLALPGVTEEFPFGEEILVYKVKGKLFTLTHLDNFETINLKCDPEIAIELRERYDGVTPGYHMNKKHWNTIDVHSNIPNKLILQWIKDSYDLVVKSLPKKDRESLLS, from the coding sequence ATGAATATTGAGCAATTCCGGGAATACTGTCTGGCCCTGCCAGGCGTGACTGAAGAGTTTCCTTTTGGCGAAGAAATACTCGTATACAAGGTGAAAGGAAAATTATTTACCCTGACACATCTTGATAACTTCGAAACCATTAATCTGAAATGTGATCCGGAGATAGCTATAGAGCTGCGTGAGCGATATGATGGCGTTACACCGGGTTATCACATGAACAAGAAACACTGGAATACCATAGATGTACATTCCAATATCCCCAATAAACTGATACTTCAGTGGATAAAAGACTCTTACGACCTCGTTGTAAAATCACTGCCAAAAAAAGACAGGGAAAGCCTGTTATCTTAG